In the genome of Pedosphaera parvula Ellin514, one region contains:
- a CDS encoding family 78 glycoside hydrolase catalytic domain: MRCEHLQDPLGIDVVKPRLSWVLTSTNRGCHQTAYQVLVASSPAILAQNQGDMWNSGKVVSDQSILAAYDGQPLVSGHQYYWKVRVWDQDGTASAWSPTAAWSMGLLSPSDWSANWIGMNTDTNILPAPPSPMLRKTFTVSKPVARATAYICGLGYYELQLNGAKVGDHVLDPTWTRYDDHSDYVTYDVTTNLLQGQNALGIQLANGFYNQWTTDAWNTYNAPWRALPQTIMQLDVEYTDGTSMRVISDQTWKASTGPLLLDATRLGEVYDARLEQQGWAAASYNDSAWGSAILREGIRGDLIAPNAEPIRVKKTMSPVKIIPVSGQPGVYTFDFGQNLVGWGRLSVTGPAGTVVTMVFGEKTNSNGSVDQGNINVYVDSQRTYFQKDIYTLKGGGVEVWEPRFTYHGFRYAQVSGLPSAPTTNTLVARVLNTDFESAGSFLCSSDLLNRIETNTLWSYLGNFVGIPTDCPHREKNGWTGDAQLACEIGLTHFGSAAAYTRWLREFRPEEFASGGYGVLPNAVWGASVGPPWESAYLIIPWSIYQHCGDERILTNNYVGMKAYVDYLTSVASGNIVSFGLGDWLPAATTTPTSVTGTTYYYQDALIVARTAALMGNTAESLQYSNLAAQIKTSFNSTFYNSTTKLYSVGSQTAQSAALYFGLADTNQVPAVAKTLADNVRGVGNTVDTGILGSKYLLRALCDNGQSDTALALATQTTYPSWGYTVLSGGTTLWETWNGTGSIDSLNHVMFGDISAWFIQYLAGIRPGAPGYKTVTIKPEIVSGLTWAQATHESPYGTISSAWQLSGQDVNLNITIPPGAVAKVYLPTMGGSATNLVIKETGTTIWQGGAIAASVSSVTFDHFEGGGAQTYSVWSVASGSYQFAWNVLPVPNGLTAKAGNRWVSLNWNAVPGATGYNVKRSTASGGPYATLVSGLNTTNYNDAPLSNGVTWYYVVSAVYSNGESFNSSEASAKPSEILNAGFEIPHIGGGYMYTPQGVSWNFTGGTDNGSGIAANNSGFTSENPSAPEGTQVGFVQSNGVISQILSGFIPGTHYTITFAAAQRAGGNQHGGESWDVRIDGNVIASFNPGPTATSYVDYTANFTATAANHSLAFVGTDLATGDNTVFLDSVRVSPSLQPAPIMVTLTSPINNTGFATGMLVNLAATVNSNGNTINSVQFYASTNTLIGTDTSAPYTYIWTNPTAGNYKVFARAIFNGGNVSDSGVVNIVVTNLPPVIQGINSIPGGQYFSIGGTGQAGQPVVLMTTAGLSAPVLWSPLATNQADANGHVVFSNLAATNQQQFYRLAAPQ; encoded by the coding sequence GATGCGATGCGAACATCTGCAAGACCCGCTTGGAATTGACGTGGTCAAGCCGCGCCTTAGCTGGGTTCTTACGTCAACAAACCGTGGCTGTCATCAAACAGCTTATCAAGTCCTGGTGGCCTCAAGTCCGGCAATTCTTGCGCAGAATCAGGGTGATATGTGGAACAGTGGCAAGGTGGTTTCAGACCAGTCAATTCTCGCTGCATACGATGGACAGCCACTGGTCTCGGGTCATCAGTATTACTGGAAGGTGCGAGTCTGGGATCAGGACGGGACCGCTTCAGCATGGAGTCCCACCGCGGCGTGGAGCATGGGGTTGCTCAGTCCTTCCGATTGGAGTGCCAACTGGATTGGGATGAACACTGACACAAACATTTTACCCGCCCCGCCAAGTCCGATGCTGCGGAAGACCTTCACCGTGAGTAAACCGGTTGCACGGGCGACTGCCTATATATGCGGCCTTGGTTACTATGAACTTCAACTGAACGGCGCAAAGGTCGGTGACCACGTTTTGGACCCGACTTGGACGCGATATGATGACCATTCCGACTATGTCACCTACGATGTGACGACGAACCTCCTTCAAGGTCAAAACGCTTTGGGGATTCAGCTTGCCAACGGTTTCTACAACCAATGGACGACGGATGCATGGAACACCTACAACGCTCCGTGGCGCGCATTGCCGCAGACGATCATGCAATTGGACGTCGAATACACCGACGGAACAAGCATGCGTGTGATCAGCGATCAAACATGGAAAGCTTCGACTGGTCCGCTGCTGCTGGATGCAACAAGATTGGGTGAAGTATACGATGCTCGACTGGAGCAACAGGGCTGGGCGGCCGCCAGTTACAACGACTCGGCCTGGGGCTCGGCTATCTTGCGAGAGGGTATCAGGGGAGATTTGATAGCCCCGAATGCCGAACCGATCCGGGTCAAAAAAACAATGTCTCCTGTTAAAATCATTCCTGTTTCAGGTCAGCCCGGAGTTTACACGTTCGATTTTGGTCAGAACCTGGTTGGATGGGGGCGCTTATCAGTCACCGGCCCTGCGGGGACGGTGGTGACGATGGTGTTTGGCGAAAAAACCAACAGCAACGGCTCGGTGGATCAAGGCAACATCAATGTCTATGTGGATTCCCAGCGGACTTATTTTCAGAAGGACATTTACACCCTCAAAGGCGGAGGCGTGGAAGTTTGGGAGCCACGCTTTACCTATCATGGTTTCCGGTACGCCCAGGTTTCAGGGCTTCCATCAGCACCGACAACCAACACACTCGTAGCCCGTGTGTTGAACACCGATTTCGAGTCGGCGGGAAGTTTTCTTTGTTCCAGCGATTTGCTCAACCGGATTGAGACGAATACATTGTGGTCGTACCTCGGTAATTTCGTCGGCATTCCGACTGACTGTCCGCACCGGGAAAAGAACGGTTGGACCGGTGACGCCCAGCTTGCCTGCGAAATCGGCCTGACGCATTTCGGCAGCGCCGCTGCTTACACGCGCTGGCTCCGGGAATTTCGCCCGGAGGAATTTGCCAGCGGAGGTTATGGCGTTCTCCCCAACGCTGTCTGGGGCGCCAGCGTGGGGCCGCCGTGGGAGTCCGCATATTTGATCATCCCGTGGTCCATTTATCAGCATTGTGGCGATGAACGCATCCTGACGAACAATTATGTCGGGATGAAGGCGTATGTGGATTACCTGACCAGTGTCGCGTCGGGAAACATCGTTTCGTTTGGCTTGGGCGACTGGTTGCCTGCGGCCACGACAACTCCCACATCTGTGACCGGCACGACTTACTATTATCAAGACGCTTTGATCGTAGCCCGCACGGCAGCGCTGATGGGAAACACGGCTGAATCGCTGCAATACAGCAATCTGGCTGCGCAGATCAAGACGTCATTCAATAGCACCTTTTACAATTCAACAACGAAACTTTATTCGGTGGGCAGCCAGACGGCGCAGTCGGCCGCGCTCTATTTCGGATTGGCGGATACGAATCAGGTTCCAGCAGTCGCCAAAACGTTGGCCGATAATGTTCGAGGGGTAGGCAACACCGTTGACACGGGAATCCTCGGTTCGAAGTATCTACTGCGTGCACTCTGTGACAACGGTCAGTCCGATACCGCGTTGGCGCTCGCGACCCAGACAACCTACCCGAGTTGGGGTTACACGGTCCTGTCCGGTGGTACTACGTTGTGGGAAACCTGGAACGGAACCGGGAGCATTGATTCCCTCAATCACGTGATGTTTGGCGATATTTCGGCGTGGTTCATTCAGTATCTCGCCGGCATCCGCCCCGGAGCGCCGGGCTACAAGACTGTGACTATCAAACCCGAGATCGTGAGTGGGCTGACCTGGGCACAGGCAACCCACGAATCGCCTTATGGAACGATTTCCAGCGCGTGGCAATTGAGCGGACAGGACGTCAACCTTAACATCACCATTCCGCCGGGAGCGGTGGCCAAGGTTTATCTACCAACGATGGGTGGTAGTGCGACAAATCTGGTCATCAAAGAAACTGGCACAACCATCTGGCAGGGTGGCGCCATCGCAGCCAGTGTTTCCAGCGTGACGTTCGATCACTTTGAAGGTGGTGGCGCGCAGACCTATTCTGTTTGGTCGGTTGCTTCGGGAAGTTACCAGTTCGCGTGGAATGTTTTGCCGGTCCCGAACGGTTTGACTGCGAAGGCCGGCAACCGTTGGGTGAGTTTAAACTGGAATGCAGTGCCGGGCGCGACCGGTTACAACGTGAAACGTTCCACGGCGTCAGGCGGGCCTTACGCGACATTGGTCAGTGGTTTGAACACCACCAATTACAATGATGCGCCGCTGAGCAATGGCGTCACCTGGTATTATGTCGTCTCTGCGGTTTACTCGAATGGCGAGAGCTTTAATTCTTCCGAGGCCAGTGCCAAACCGAGTGAGATTCTGAATGCAGGTTTTGAAATCCCACACATTGGTGGCGGCTACATGTATACCCCGCAGGGCGTTTCGTGGAATTTTACCGGAGGCACCGACAACGGCTCGGGCATCGCGGCGAACAATAGCGGCTTTACCTCTGAAAATCCGTCGGCCCCCGAGGGAACACAAGTAGGATTTGTTCAATCAAACGGGGTTATTTCACAAATCTTGTCCGGCTTCATTCCTGGAACGCACTACACCATCACTTTTGCCGCCGCGCAACGAGCGGGTGGCAACCAACATGGTGGAGAATCCTGGGACGTGAGGATTGATGGAAATGTGATCGCTAGCTTCAATCCCGGACCAACTGCCACCAGCTATGTGGACTATACTGCCAATTTCACAGCGACGGCGGCAAACCACAGCCTTGCATTTGTCGGTACAGATTTGGCCACTGGTGACAACACGGTTTTCCTGGATAGTGTGCGAGTGTCTCCTTCGCTTCAGCCTGCTCCTATAATGGTAACATTGACGAGCCCGATCAATAACACCGGATTTGCTACAGGCATGCTGGTTAATCTCGCTGCAACAGTAAACAGCAATGGAAATACCATCAACTCGGTACAGTTCTATGCCAGTACCAACACTCTGATTGGCACGGATACCAGCGCGCCGTATACGTACATTTGGACCAATCCAACTGCAGGTAACTACAAGGTGTTTGCACGGGCGATCTTCAACGGTGGCAATGTCTCTGATTCCGGTGTTGTGAACATTGTCGTTACCAATCTGCCGCCGGTGATTCAAGGCATTAACTCAATCCCTGGCGGTCAATACTTTTCCATTGGAGGCACTGGTCAAGCGGGGCAGCCTGTCGTCTTGATGACCACTGCAGGCTTGTCGGCTCCAGTGCTGTGGTCCCCGCTGGCTACCAATCAAGCCGATGCCAATGGCCATGTTGTTTTCTCAAACCTTGCGGCAACAAACCAACAACAATTTTATCGTCTCGCGGCTCCGCAGTGA
- a CDS encoding serine/threonine-protein kinase has product MNDEPDRDLAVFTEAVQMPVGERTAYLEFACANDPGLRERVDALLRAHEKAGDFLGKFPVDAALGGGRTLSAGPGPGDRIGHYKLLQQIGEGGCGIVFMAEQHEPVRRLVALKVIKAGMDTKSVIARFEAERQALAMMDHPNIAKVLEAGATDAGRPYFVMELVRGVKITEYCDQNSLTTSARLQLFILVCEAVQHAHQKGIIHRDIKPSNILVTTTAEGKALPKVIDFGIAKATTNQRLTDKTLFTAFEMLIGTPAYMSPEQAALTSVDVDTRTDIYSLGVLLYELLTSKTPFDAHELLKAGLDEIRRVIREQEPVRPSTRLSTMAGQDLTTIAQCRRAEPPKLVRALTGDLDWIVMKALEKDRARRYQTASGMAQDIQHYVVGEAVAARPPNALYKFQKLFLRNKLLFGGLGIIAVLLVAGLGITTWLLAKENRTRLEADSARSQAEADKKYALSEAAKSRQVTQFMEDMLQGVGPSVARGRDTAMLKEILDKAAERVGKELTNQPAVEAELRSMIGSVYHELALYDKAETMHRAALANYNRLFGTENKEVAASLNNLARVLLEEGRRDEAESAFREALAIRQRIFGNEHPDVATSLQGLSEVLRRKGNQSEAVRLNVEALEMRRKVLGNDNLEVADSLHKLAALVAERGEFAQAESMEREVLAMQRKFVGDEHPMIATTLLNLNIMLCGQGKQEEAEMGHRQVLAMQRRLYGDEHPAVAVSLESLGLILQQRGKLAEAEINLREALSIQGKFLSDESPQRLTFFRHLAELLEVAGKLAEAETVYRQMLDMRVKSLGEEHLDVAESLDALANVLQAQGKLTEAETMYRRALKIRRKLLGDVHQLVADSVNKLLSLLLSQKKFGEAEQSLTMFLTPALVGNPRSVTLLNARVELFARQGRWKEAAVDASIVLEYQPTNNLAYHTLAPLLVASRDLVLYQRLCQRMMSQFAGTTDACAADRMAKDCLMLPLSEVNFQLVGNLADTAVTNGSELVAIPFFQTCKALAEYRQGRFTAAREWAQKALEGRIVFAQAEAYPVLAMAHYRLNQKDNARAVLVMGKDFVKNNLPQVDSDDFGVDWRDWIITQALIDEATALIEGKPASESNPYKK; this is encoded by the coding sequence ATGAACGATGAACCCGATCGGGATTTAGCAGTGTTCACGGAGGCAGTCCAGATGCCTGTCGGTGAGCGGACTGCCTATTTGGAGTTTGCATGCGCAAACGACCCCGGTCTGCGCGAGCGTGTCGATGCATTATTGCGAGCCCACGAAAAGGCAGGAGACTTTCTGGGAAAATTCCCAGTGGATGCAGCACTTGGGGGTGGACGCACACTGTCGGCGGGACCAGGACCGGGTGACAGAATTGGTCATTACAAATTGTTGCAGCAGATCGGCGAAGGCGGCTGCGGCATTGTTTTCATGGCGGAGCAGCATGAGCCGGTACGACGTTTGGTGGCTCTTAAGGTCATCAAGGCGGGCATGGACACAAAGAGTGTCATAGCCCGCTTTGAGGCTGAGCGGCAGGCGCTGGCGATGATGGATCACCCAAATATCGCCAAAGTGCTGGAGGCCGGAGCTACGGATGCTGGCAGGCCTTACTTCGTCATGGAGTTGGTTCGTGGAGTAAAGATCACGGAATACTGCGACCAGAATTCATTGACGACTTCCGCTCGCCTGCAACTTTTTATTCTGGTTTGTGAGGCGGTGCAGCATGCGCATCAGAAGGGAATCATCCATCGAGACATCAAGCCTTCAAACATCCTGGTGACAACTACCGCCGAGGGTAAAGCTCTACCGAAAGTCATTGATTTTGGAATTGCTAAAGCGACCACGAACCAACGGTTGACCGATAAGACACTCTTCACAGCGTTTGAAATGCTGATTGGAACGCCCGCATACATGAGTCCGGAGCAAGCGGCGCTGACCAGTGTGGACGTGGACACTCGAACGGATATCTACAGCTTGGGGGTTCTACTTTACGAACTGCTGACCAGCAAGACGCCATTTGATGCTCACGAGCTTCTGAAGGCAGGGCTCGATGAGATTCGACGTGTAATTCGCGAGCAGGAGCCAGTGCGGCCTTCAACGCGATTAAGCACAATGGCGGGGCAAGACTTGACTACGATAGCTCAATGTAGGCGTGCCGAGCCACCCAAGCTAGTTCGTGCCCTAACAGGTGATCTCGACTGGATCGTGATGAAGGCGCTGGAGAAAGATCGAGCGCGCCGCTACCAGACTGCCAGTGGGATGGCACAAGACATCCAGCATTACGTGGTGGGCGAGGCGGTTGCTGCCAGACCCCCCAATGCTCTCTACAAGTTTCAAAAGTTATTTCTCCGGAACAAACTATTATTCGGCGGGCTCGGCATTATCGCCGTTTTGCTGGTCGCGGGTTTAGGCATCACGACCTGGCTGTTAGCCAAGGAAAATCGGACGCGTCTGGAGGCAGATAGCGCTCGCTCGCAAGCGGAGGCGGATAAAAAGTATGCTTTAAGTGAGGCAGCCAAAAGCCGACAAGTGACCCAGTTCATGGAGGACATGCTGCAAGGAGTGGGTCCGTCAGTCGCACGTGGTCGAGACACCGCAATGTTGAAGGAGATTCTTGATAAGGCTGCTGAGCGTGTCGGCAAAGAATTGACCAACCAGCCGGCCGTCGAAGCGGAGCTGCGAAGCATGATTGGCAGCGTCTATCATGAGCTCGCGCTGTATGATAAGGCAGAAACCATGCATCGTGCGGCGCTGGCCAACTACAACCGACTTTTTGGCACCGAGAATAAGGAAGTAGCTGCATCGCTGAACAATCTAGCGCGCGTGTTGCTGGAAGAAGGCAGACGGGACGAGGCGGAAAGTGCATTTCGGGAGGCATTAGCCATCCGGCAAAGAATATTTGGCAATGAGCACCCTGACGTTGCCACCTCCCTCCAAGGTTTGTCCGAGGTGCTCCGGCGCAAAGGGAATCAGTCCGAGGCAGTAAGGCTCAATGTGGAGGCATTGGAGATGCGTCGGAAGGTGTTGGGTAACGACAATCTGGAGGTTGCTGATTCTCTGCACAAGCTGGCAGCCTTGGTGGCGGAAAGAGGTGAGTTTGCCCAAGCTGAATCCATGGAGCGCGAGGTTTTGGCAATGCAACGCAAATTCGTCGGTGATGAGCATCCAATGATTGCTACGACGCTCCTCAACTTGAACATCATGCTATGCGGCCAAGGCAAGCAAGAGGAGGCAGAAATGGGACATCGCCAGGTGCTGGCGATGCAACGCAGGCTTTACGGCGACGAACATCCGGCTGTGGCGGTTAGTCTTGAAAGCCTTGGATTGATTCTCCAGCAGCGAGGGAAGTTGGCTGAGGCTGAAATCAACCTGCGCGAAGCACTTTCAATACAAGGCAAGTTCCTGAGCGATGAAAGTCCACAACGGCTCACATTTTTCCGACATTTGGCCGAATTGCTCGAAGTCGCCGGCAAGTTGGCGGAAGCTGAAACCGTGTATAGGCAAATGCTGGATATGCGAGTCAAAAGTTTGGGCGAGGAACACCTGGATGTGGCTGAATCGCTCGATGCTTTGGCAAACGTGCTCCAAGCCCAAGGCAAGTTGACTGAGGCTGAGACAATGTATCGCCGAGCTCTCAAAATTAGACGTAAACTCTTGGGTGACGTGCATCAGCTCGTAGCTGATTCAGTCAACAAACTTCTCTCCTTACTTCTGAGCCAGAAAAAATTTGGCGAAGCTGAGCAAAGTTTAACCATGTTTCTTACCCCGGCATTAGTTGGCAATCCTCGAAGCGTCACTTTATTGAATGCGCGGGTCGAACTCTTTGCGAGGCAGGGCCGGTGGAAAGAGGCCGCTGTAGATGCAAGCATCGTCCTTGAGTATCAACCAACAAATAATCTGGCTTACCACACTTTGGCGCCGCTGCTGGTCGCTTCCAGAGACCTCGTCCTCTATCAACGGCTTTGCCAAAGAATGATGAGTCAATTTGCAGGCACAACCGATGCTTGCGCTGCTGACCGCATGGCCAAAGATTGTCTCATGCTTCCATTGTCGGAAGTGAATTTTCAGCTGGTTGGCAACCTGGCTGATACTGCCGTCACGAACGGCAGCGAACTGGTTGCGATTCCCTTTTTCCAAACTTGCAAAGCGCTGGCAGAATATCGACAAGGGCGTTTTACCGCAGCCAGAGAGTGGGCGCAAAAGGCCTTGGAAGGACGTATTGTGTTCGCTCAGGCCGAGGCTTATCCCGTTCTGGCGATGGCCCATTACCGGCTGAACCAAAAGGACAATGCCCGTGCCGTGTTAGTGATGGGCAAGGACTTTGTTAAAAACAATTTGCCCCAGGTCGATAGCGATGATTTTGGTGTCGATTGGCGTGACTGGATCATCACCCAGGCGTTGATCGACGAAGCCACTGCGCTCATCGAAGGTAAACCTGCCTCGGAAAGCAACCCATACAAAAAATAA
- a CDS encoding sigma-70 family RNA polymerase sigma factor, whose amino-acid sequence MSDVTQLLAFIGDDAKSAEQLLSLVYDELRRLATYRMSREAPGQTLQPTALVHEAWLRLADGKVPRFENRAHFFSAAAEAMRRILIDRARRKLTRRHGSGLERVDIDGYDLAAPDEDDQVLAMHEALDKLARRYPVQAELVKLRYFGGLTNEEAAQLLGISVATAKNYWTFARAWLFQEIKGS is encoded by the coding sequence ATGAGCGATGTCACACAACTGTTAGCTTTCATAGGAGACGATGCCAAATCCGCAGAACAGTTGCTCTCACTCGTTTACGATGAATTGCGGCGACTCGCGACCTACAGGATGTCCCGAGAAGCACCCGGCCAGACGCTCCAACCGACTGCGCTCGTACACGAAGCATGGTTGCGATTGGCTGATGGCAAAGTGCCGAGATTTGAAAATCGTGCTCACTTCTTTTCCGCTGCCGCCGAAGCGATGCGCCGCATCCTCATAGACCGTGCTCGCCGCAAACTCACCCGGCGTCACGGCAGCGGACTAGAGCGGGTGGACATCGATGGGTACGATCTGGCAGCTCCTGATGAGGACGATCAAGTACTGGCCATGCACGAGGCATTGGACAAACTTGCCAGGAGGTATCCCGTACAGGCCGAGTTGGTCAAGTTGCGCTATTTTGGCGGCCTGACAAATGAGGAAGCGGCTCAGCTTCTTGGCATTTCTGTCGCCACGGCAAAGAATTACTGGACGTTCGCGCGTGCGTGGCTTTTCCAAGAGATCAAAGGTTCCTAG
- a CDS encoding LysR family transcriptional regulator, translated as MILQIRAFLCVIEEGSLHRAATRLSLSQSALSRQMQALEHEVGGKLLERSSTGVQPTTGGHALAARMGPCLASYDAAMLEVRRIVCGASKRLRIGYVGSAALDYLNPALTELRQAYPAVKLQLHDLSPGEQISALRHGKIDVGLMDQAGDLLALDFSTRRVATVPSLVFLPADHSLASRKRVRLAELKGEAFVSGLECDMPGYNRRVAQLCRKLGKFRVKFIGQPQSLAEGLELVANDHAVLLLPGFVRHRAGPGVSLIPIADETATWNLDVVWQRGKVVEPLSALLNALSSSAGKQSHKRKANLV; from the coding sequence ATGATTTTGCAAATTCGCGCGTTCCTTTGCGTGATCGAGGAAGGCAGTCTGCATCGTGCCGCCACGCGTTTGAGTCTGTCGCAATCCGCACTTTCGCGGCAAATGCAGGCTCTTGAACACGAAGTTGGCGGAAAACTTTTGGAGCGTAGTTCCACTGGAGTGCAACCAACCACCGGGGGCCACGCTCTGGCGGCGCGGATGGGGCCATGTCTTGCGAGCTACGATGCCGCCATGCTGGAGGTCCGTCGAATTGTGTGCGGCGCTAGTAAGCGGCTGCGTATCGGCTACGTCGGCTCTGCCGCGCTTGATTATCTCAACCCCGCCCTTACCGAACTGCGCCAGGCCTATCCGGCTGTGAAGTTGCAGTTGCACGATCTTTCGCCCGGTGAACAAATATCTGCTTTGCGCCATGGCAAGATCGACGTGGGGCTGATGGACCAGGCTGGTGACCTCCTCGCACTTGATTTTTCCACCCGTCGGGTGGCTACTGTTCCAAGTCTTGTTTTCCTGCCAGCGGACCATTCTCTTGCTTCTCGAAAACGAGTGCGACTGGCCGAATTGAAAGGTGAGGCATTCGTAAGTGGGCTCGAATGCGACATGCCCGGATATAATCGCCGGGTTGCCCAGCTTTGCCGAAAACTCGGGAAATTCAGGGTAAAGTTTATTGGCCAGCCTCAAAGCCTTGCCGAAGGGCTCGAGCTTGTAGCTAACGACCACGCGGTCTTGCTCCTGCCAGGTTTCGTGCGCCATCGAGCCGGCCCCGGTGTGTCCTTGATCCCGATTGCTGACGAAACAGCAACCTGGAACTTGGATGTCGTCTGGCAGCGCGGGAAAGTTGTAGAGCCGTTGAGCGCTCTGCTCAACGCTCTTTCCTCGTCTGCAGGGAAACAAAGCCATAAACGAAAGGCGAATTTGGTGTAG
- a CDS encoding NAD(P)H-dependent oxidoreductase: MNTNISPRQLLGQLNWRYAVKQFDSARKISPEVWTTLEDALVLTPSSGGLQPWAFIVVDDPAIREKLVSASYGQTKVKEASHLVVFAAKQNFSAADVDAHIKRTAEVQGQTVEALAPFRDMLVGGIVNAMDRPALKAWAGRQVAIALGNLLTSAALLGIDACPMEGFVPAQYDSILGLESKGLSAVAICTLGFRSEKDTFAALPKVRFRKEQVIFHI; the protein is encoded by the coding sequence ATGAATACGAATATTTCGCCCAGACAACTTCTCGGACAACTTAATTGGCGCTACGCAGTGAAGCAGTTTGATTCCGCTCGCAAAATCAGCCCCGAGGTTTGGACTACGCTTGAGGACGCGCTGGTGCTTACTCCGTCAAGCGGGGGGTTGCAGCCCTGGGCGTTTATCGTGGTCGATGATCCTGCAATCAGGGAAAAGCTTGTATCCGCCTCTTATGGTCAAACCAAGGTTAAGGAAGCATCTCACCTCGTGGTTTTTGCCGCCAAGCAGAACTTCAGCGCAGCGGATGTCGATGCGCATATCAAGCGGACTGCTGAAGTCCAAGGCCAAACCGTTGAAGCGCTGGCCCCGTTTCGCGACATGCTCGTTGGTGGAATTGTGAACGCGATGGATCGGCCTGCGCTCAAGGCATGGGCTGGACGACAAGTTGCCATCGCACTAGGCAACCTCCTCACCAGTGCCGCACTGCTGGGAATTGACGCCTGTCCCATGGAGGGTTTTGTGCCCGCTCAGTACGACTCAATCCTTGGTCTTGAAAGTAAAGGACTAAGTGCTGTGGCAATTTGCACACTCGGCTTCCGCTCTGAAAAGGACACGTTCGCTGCCCTCCCAAAAGTTCGCTTCCGCAAAGAACAGGTAATCTTTCACATCTGA
- a CDS encoding hydrolase, translating to MNTNINRTADATLNHSRAAKVGLEALLTPGNCALILIDHQPFQVAGLRSHDTQTMINNVVGLAKSAKVFGVPTLFTTVLERQGGYLLKPLQDVFPDQKPIDRTFINTWEDPRIVDWVRKTGRKKIVMAALWTEICLAMPAIQALGEGYEVYIVTDASGGVSVEAHEMAIQRMVQAGAVPITWMVFGSELQRDWARTDTAPALAQMLVEHAGVVGTTFVWEQQLLNSR from the coding sequence ATGAACACCAACATTAACCGAACAGCTGACGCAACATTGAATCACTCACGTGCTGCAAAAGTCGGCCTCGAAGCACTGCTCACGCCGGGCAACTGCGCTTTAATACTCATCGACCACCAGCCATTCCAGGTTGCTGGCCTCCGCAGCCACGATACTCAGACGATGATCAACAATGTCGTAGGGCTCGCCAAATCCGCGAAGGTCTTCGGTGTGCCAACGCTCTTTACGACAGTCCTCGAACGGCAGGGTGGCTACCTGCTAAAACCCCTTCAGGATGTATTTCCTGACCAAAAGCCGATCGACCGTACGTTCATCAATACCTGGGAAGACCCGCGCATCGTGGATTGGGTCAGGAAGACCGGCCGCAAGAAAATCGTCATGGCGGCGCTCTGGACCGAAATATGCCTCGCGATGCCAGCCATTCAGGCTCTCGGTGAAGGCTATGAGGTTTATATCGTCACCGATGCTTCCGGCGGTGTGAGCGTAGAGGCGCACGAGATGGCAATTCAGCGGATGGTTCAAGCTGGCGCCGTTCCGATCACCTGGATGGTCTTCGGGTCAGAACTCCAGCGCGACTGGGCTCGTACCGACACCGCGCCCGCCTTGGCTCAAATGCTCGTGGAACATGCAGGCGTCGTCGGCACCACTTTTGTGTGGGAGCAGCAGCTGCTCAATTCGCGGTGA
- a CDS encoding ester cyclase → MKHFLPLLLALMFCSPIHAEKMKTYKKDVTIWYEAFNKNDSTLLDKILSENWVDIPPAPGQPSGPAGAKQILVELTKTFPDLKVTIQDVLQEGNKVVVRSEISGTQKASFMGFPSKSRKLVIQAIDIHEFKDGKIIRTWHTEDWMTGFHQLDVFAK, encoded by the coding sequence ATGAAACACTTTCTGCCGCTTCTACTGGCTTTAATGTTCTGTTCGCCCATCCATGCCGAGAAAATGAAAACTTACAAAAAAGACGTCACCATTTGGTATGAGGCGTTCAACAAAAACGACTCGACCCTCCTTGACAAGATCCTCAGCGAGAACTGGGTTGATATTCCACCCGCGCCCGGTCAGCCCTCCGGGCCAGCAGGTGCAAAACAAATTTTAGTCGAGCTCACAAAGACTTTTCCTGACCTGAAGGTTACGATTCAGGATGTTCTCCAGGAAGGAAACAAGGTTGTCGTTCGTTCCGAAATTTCGGGGACACAGAAAGCGTCATTTATGGGCTTTCCTTCCAAAAGTCGGAAACTGGTCATCCAGGCCATTGACATCCATGAATTCAAGGACGGAAAGATTATCCGAACCTGGCACACTGAGGATTGGATGACTGGTTTCCATCAATTGGATGTTTTCGCAAAGTAA